One window from the genome of Pedobacter schmidteae encodes:
- a CDS encoding family 78 glycoside hydrolase catalytic domain, which translates to MSKLLHFLVLLLFSVPVFAQDLRVDDLRCADRINPMGVEAAFPALSWKIVSGRRGVFQSAYQLMVADNPVALAKNIGNLWNSEKVISDTSIQVAYQGKPLIAGKTYYWKLRVWDNKGNVSAWSAPAKWQMGLLVAADWKNASWIAYEKLADSNVTVLPKDNKKDTYFGNNVLPLLRKDFVVKKPLAKASMFISGLGHFEMSLNGKKQGDHFLDAGWVKYDKEALYVSFDVTQSLRKGENTIGVMLGNGFYYVPPVKGRFRKSKPAFGYPKMICRLLLEYKDGTTENIISDKSWKTAAGPITFSSIYGGEDYDARLEQQGWDSPSFNDQQWKTVIVVDGPPVIRSQQAEPLKVFENFTARQVAQVSDSEWIYDLGQNASGIISLKVKGNKGDTVRIYPGELLKDGKVSQKPTGSPFYFEYVLNGTGEESWQPRFTYYGFRYLQVRGAVPAGNAAENGGVSRLPQLLELKGLHTRNAASRVGSFSSSNALFNKTDQLIDWAIKSNMASIFTDCPHREKLGWLEESHLMMSSVMYNYDAATLAAKVVNDVITSQLDNGLIPEIAPEYIQFTWGGEMFRDSPEWGSTGIILPWYLYQWYGNTEVLKKAYPTMQRYVAYLATKAENHILKQGLGDWYDIGPGRPGVSQQTPMGVTGTAIYYYDLCLLQKIAKLLGKPADAEKYELLATAVKQAFNTTFFNKETKQYATGSQTANAMAIYMELVEPEYKAAVLANLIKDIQDRNNALTAGDIGYRYVLRVLEQAHRSDVIFDMNSRSDVPGYGYQLAKGATALTESWAALPEVSNNHFMLGHIMEWFYSGLAGIRQEDGSVAFKHIRIYPEPVGDLTSAKGSYLSPYGKIAADWKKTVKGFELAVTVPVNAKARVYLPANSKQQPTESGKAINDNAAIKWIGFEKDRAVVEVGSGNYNFKVQ; encoded by the coding sequence ATGAGCAAATTATTACATTTTCTGGTTTTACTACTCTTTTCAGTTCCGGTATTTGCTCAGGATTTGCGTGTGGATGATTTGCGTTGCGCCGATAGAATTAATCCAATGGGAGTGGAGGCTGCTTTCCCGGCATTAAGCTGGAAAATTGTTAGTGGGCGAAGAGGTGTTTTTCAGTCGGCTTACCAACTGATGGTGGCCGATAACCCGGTTGCTTTAGCCAAAAATATAGGCAACCTGTGGAACTCTGAAAAGGTAATTTCTGATACTTCCATACAAGTGGCCTATCAGGGGAAGCCATTGATCGCCGGGAAAACCTATTACTGGAAGTTGAGGGTGTGGGACAATAAAGGCAATGTTTCGGCATGGTCGGCCCCGGCAAAATGGCAAATGGGACTGCTGGTAGCGGCTGATTGGAAAAATGCCAGCTGGATTGCCTATGAAAAACTGGCGGATTCGAATGTAACTGTATTGCCAAAAGACAATAAAAAGGATACTTATTTTGGGAATAATGTGTTGCCGCTACTAAGGAAAGATTTTGTGGTTAAAAAGCCTTTGGCAAAAGCCAGTATGTTCATCAGCGGACTGGGACATTTTGAAATGAGCTTGAACGGGAAAAAGCAGGGCGACCATTTTTTGGATGCCGGTTGGGTAAAATATGATAAAGAGGCCTTGTATGTAAGTTTTGATGTGACCCAAAGTTTGCGCAAAGGTGAAAATACCATAGGCGTAATGCTGGGCAATGGCTTTTATTATGTTCCCCCTGTAAAAGGGAGGTTTAGAAAGTCGAAACCGGCATTCGGTTACCCTAAAATGATTTGCAGGCTGTTATTGGAGTATAAAGATGGTACAACGGAAAATATCATCAGCGATAAAAGCTGGAAGACTGCTGCCGGCCCCATTACTTTTTCGAGTATATATGGTGGTGAGGATTACGATGCCCGTCTGGAGCAGCAGGGATGGGATAGCCCGTCATTTAACGACCAGCAATGGAAAACCGTCATAGTTGTAGATGGTCCGCCAGTGATCAGATCGCAACAGGCGGAACCTTTAAAAGTGTTTGAAAACTTTACTGCCCGGCAAGTTGCTCAGGTTTCGGACAGTGAATGGATCTATGACCTGGGGCAAAATGCTTCAGGCATCATCAGTTTAAAAGTAAAGGGAAACAAAGGAGATACAGTTAGGATTTATCCGGGCGAATTGCTGAAGGATGGAAAAGTAAGCCAGAAGCCTACAGGGAGCCCATTTTATTTTGAATATGTATTGAATGGCACTGGTGAAGAAAGCTGGCAGCCACGTTTTACTTATTATGGTTTCAGATACCTGCAGGTAAGGGGAGCAGTACCTGCGGGAAACGCCGCAGAAAATGGTGGTGTAAGCAGGTTGCCACAGCTATTGGAATTAAAAGGTCTGCATACCCGCAATGCTGCCAGCAGGGTGGGCAGTTTTAGTTCTTCCAATGCCTTGTTCAACAAAACAGACCAATTGATAGATTGGGCCATAAAAAGTAATATGGCCAGTATATTTACCGACTGCCCGCATCGCGAGAAGCTGGGCTGGCTGGAAGAATCGCATTTAATGATGTCATCGGTGATGTATAATTATGATGCGGCTACCCTGGCGGCCAAGGTGGTAAATGATGTGATAACCTCGCAGCTGGACAATGGGCTGATTCCGGAAATTGCTCCTGAATATATTCAATTTACCTGGGGAGGTGAAATGTTTCGCGATTCGCCAGAGTGGGGCAGCACAGGGATTATCCTGCCTTGGTATTTGTACCAGTGGTATGGCAACACCGAGGTGTTGAAAAAAGCCTACCCAACTATGCAACGTTATGTAGCGTATCTGGCAACTAAAGCAGAAAATCATATTTTAAAACAAGGTCTGGGCGATTGGTACGACATTGGCCCCGGGCGCCCCGGTGTTTCGCAGCAAACCCCGATGGGTGTAACGGGTACGGCAATTTACTACTATGATTTATGCCTGCTGCAAAAAATAGCCAAATTGCTGGGCAAGCCGGCTGATGCCGAAAAATATGAGCTGCTGGCCACAGCGGTAAAACAGGCTTTTAACACCACGTTTTTTAACAAAGAAACTAAACAATACGCTACCGGCAGTCAGACTGCAAATGCCATGGCCATTTATATGGAGCTGGTGGAGCCGGAATATAAAGCCGCGGTACTGGCCAACCTGATTAAGGATATACAGGATAGAAATAATGCCCTTACGGCAGGTGATATTGGTTATCGTTATGTATTGCGGGTGCTGGAACAAGCGCATCGTTCGGATGTGATTTTTGACATGAACAGCCGGAGTGATGTACCTGGTTATGGCTACCAGCTGGCAAAAGGTGCCACAGCATTAACCGAATCCTGGGCGGCTTTGCCGGAGGTGTCTAACAATCATTTTATGCTGGGCCATATTATGGAATGGTTTTACAGTGGACTGGCGGGCATCAGACAAGAGGATGGATCGGTGGCTTTTAAGCATATCCGTATTTATCCCGAGCCGGTGGGCGATTTGACTTCGGCAAAAGGCAGCTACCTTTCGCCCTACGGCAAAATTGCGGCCGACTGGAAAAAAACAGTAAAGGGTTTTGAACTGGCGGTAACTGTGCCTGTAAACGCTAAAGCCCGGGTTTACCTGCCGGCAAACAGCAAGCAGCAGCCCACAGAAAGTGGGAAAGCGATAAATGATAACGCAGCAATAAAGTGGATTGGATTTGAAAAAGACAGGGCAGTTGTAGAGGTAGGTTCGGGTAATTATAATTTTAAAGTGCAATAA
- the galB gene encoding beta-galactosidase GalB, producing MRLRKSLVVFLMMFIAVQTAYSVPRLRQNFNQDWKFFLGDVAMAKSPSFNDGKWRSLTLPHDWSIEGKFDEKNPAKPEGGGLPTGVAWYRKTFTLAAALRQMNSYIEFDGVYKNSEVWINGQLLGKRPYGYSSFRYEMTKYLKPGKNVIAVRVDNSAQPDSRWYAGSGIYRNVWLITTGQVAVDHWGTFVTTPSVTKTTAKVELNTRIRNHGSLKGKIDVQSQIYDANGKLVSAVRTNGIILKDSVLEVGQAVVVNNPQLWSVKQPYLYKVVTQIFSNKLLRDSYETPLGIRYFNFDAAKGFSLNGEYLKILGVCLHHDLGALGAAINVRAIERQLQMMKEMGANAIRTAHNPPAPELLDLCDKMGFLVMDEAFDMWAKKKNKQDYHLNWNEWHARDLQDMVKRDRNHPSIILWSIGNEIREQFDSTGVAMTKTLVKLVKDLDTTRPVLSALTETDAKKNFIYHSGALDMYGLNYNHKLYKDFPKNYPGQKFIATETTSSLDTRGFYEMPSDSIRRWPKDGKTKFTWGNAEFAASSYDNVSAYWGSTHEETWKEAKKYDHVSGLFVWTGFDYLGEPLPYPWPARSSYFGIVDLAGFPKDAYYLYQSEWTNKPVLHVFPHWNWQPGKLVDVWAYYNNADEVELFLNGKSLGTRTKKGEELHVVWQVKYEPGTLKAVSRKNGKTVLVKTIETAGKPAKIELLADRKQIAAGGKDLSFVTVRILDDKGNIVPDADNLVQFKLEGTGIIAGVDNGFQASLEPFKANYRKAYQGLCLAIVQAGQKEGRLSLTATSVGLQEATVTLQMK from the coding sequence ATGCGATTAAGAAAGAGCCTGGTTGTGTTTTTAATGATGTTTATAGCAGTACAAACGGCCTATAGTGTGCCGCGCCTGCGTCAGAATTTTAATCAGGACTGGAAGTTTTTTTTAGGGGATGTGGCGATGGCAAAATCGCCGTCTTTTAATGACGGCAAATGGAGAAGTCTGACCTTGCCCCACGACTGGAGCATTGAGGGCAAATTTGATGAAAAGAATCCTGCAAAACCGGAAGGTGGCGGACTGCCAACTGGGGTGGCCTGGTATAGAAAGACTTTTACTTTGGCCGCCGCCCTACGCCAAATGAATAGCTACATAGAATTCGACGGAGTTTATAAAAACAGCGAAGTTTGGATCAATGGTCAGCTATTGGGCAAACGCCCATATGGTTATAGCTCCTTTCGCTACGAAATGACCAAATATTTAAAGCCTGGCAAAAATGTAATTGCCGTTCGGGTAGACAATTCAGCTCAGCCGGATTCGCGCTGGTATGCGGGCTCGGGTATTTACCGTAATGTTTGGTTAATTACGACCGGACAAGTTGCCGTCGATCATTGGGGAACATTTGTGACTACACCTTCGGTGACCAAAACGACTGCCAAAGTTGAATTGAATACACGCATCAGAAATCATGGCAGTTTAAAAGGTAAAATAGATGTACAATCGCAGATTTATGATGCCAATGGCAAACTGGTATCTGCTGTAAGAACCAATGGTATAATCCTTAAAGACAGTGTGCTGGAAGTAGGGCAAGCTGTGGTGGTCAACAATCCTCAACTGTGGTCGGTAAAACAGCCATATCTCTATAAAGTAGTGACACAAATATTCAGCAATAAACTGCTCAGGGATAGCTACGAAACGCCCCTTGGGATCCGTTATTTTAACTTTGATGCCGCTAAAGGTTTCAGTCTGAACGGCGAGTACCTAAAAATTCTGGGCGTTTGTTTGCATCATGATCTGGGGGCTTTAGGTGCGGCGATTAACGTAAGGGCCATAGAGCGGCAGTTGCAGATGATGAAAGAAATGGGCGCCAATGCCATTCGTACCGCACACAATCCGCCAGCCCCCGAGCTGCTTGATCTGTGTGACAAGATGGGCTTTCTGGTGATGGATGAGGCTTTTGACATGTGGGCCAAAAAGAAGAACAAACAGGATTATCACCTGAACTGGAACGAATGGCATGCCAGGGATTTGCAGGATATGGTGAAGCGCGACCGCAACCATCCTTCCATTATTTTATGGAGTATTGGAAATGAGATCCGTGAACAGTTTGACAGTACCGGTGTAGCCATGACTAAAACACTGGTGAAGCTGGTAAAAGATTTGGATACCACCCGTCCGGTATTATCGGCATTGACAGAAACCGATGCCAAAAAGAATTTTATATACCATTCGGGCGCATTGGATATGTATGGTTTAAATTACAACCATAAGTTGTACAAAGATTTTCCTAAAAATTATCCCGGACAAAAGTTCATCGCCACAGAAACCACCTCTTCGCTGGATACACGCGGTTTTTACGAGATGCCATCTGATAGTATTCGCCGCTGGCCAAAAGATGGCAAAACGAAGTTTACCTGGGGGAATGCTGAATTTGCAGCGTCCTCCTATGATAATGTTTCAGCTTACTGGGGCTCAACACATGAAGAAACCTGGAAGGAAGCTAAAAAATATGACCATGTATCGGGCTTATTTGTATGGACAGGTTTTGATTACCTGGGCGAGCCTTTGCCATACCCGTGGCCGGCAAGAAGTTCTTATTTCGGTATTGTAGATCTGGCTGGTTTCCCTAAGGATGCCTATTACCTGTATCAGAGCGAGTGGACCAATAAGCCGGTATTGCATGTGTTTCCGCACTGGAACTGGCAGCCGGGTAAGCTGGTTGACGTATGGGCGTACTATAACAATGCTGATGAAGTAGAGCTTTTTCTGAATGGAAAATCGTTGGGCACCCGGACAAAAAAAGGAGAGGAACTTCATGTGGTATGGCAGGTAAAATATGAGCCGGGAACATTAAAAGCAGTTTCCAGAAAAAATGGTAAAACGGTATTGGTTAAAACCATTGAAACAGCCGGTAAGCCTGCAAAAATAGAATTACTGGCAGACAGGAAACAGATAGCCGCTGGAGGTAAAGACCTTTCCTTTGTAACGGTAAGGATTTTGGATGATAAAGGAAATATAGTACCCGATGCCGATAACCTGGTGCAATTTAAACTGGAAGGTACGGGTATAATTGCAGGTGTAGATAATGGATTTCAGGCAAGTCTGGAACCTTTTAAAGCCAATTACCGTAAGGCCTACCAGGGGTTGTGCCTGGCCATTGTACAGGCCGGACAAAAAGAAGGAAGGCTAAGCCTAACGGCCACATCGGTAGGTTTGCAGGAGGCTACAGTTACCCTGCAAATGAAATAG
- a CDS encoding extracellular solute-binding protein, translating to MAVARDKINLKGITWNHSRGFVPMVATAQRFSELNPEVEITWEKRSLQAFADFSIQELAAHFDLLVIDHPWAGFAAKTQSILPLDEYLSKAYLDDQKENTVGQSYESYGYNGHQWALPIDAATPVASSRPDLLQKHGFELPVTFTDLMKIADKGLVAFAGIPIDVLMNFYTFCCSLGEDPCQLEELMVSRDTGVKALQMYRELASKIDPANFDRNPIKVYEAMTLSDDIAYCPFAYGYSNYSRPGYATEMLHFHDMISLNGESNLRSTLGGTGLAVSSASVHKEMAVKYAAYVASPACQQTVFFENGGQPGHLSAWKDVAVNQRSGNFFANTLPALQRAFLRPRYHGSMFFQDHAGDIVRDYLMNGGSELQVLDKMNRLYVESRNLITS from the coding sequence ATGGCGGTCGCGAGGGACAAGATTAATTTAAAAGGAATAACATGGAACCATAGCAGGGGCTTTGTCCCGATGGTGGCCACAGCACAGCGGTTTTCGGAACTCAATCCGGAAGTAGAAATTACCTGGGAAAAGCGGAGCTTACAGGCTTTTGCCGATTTTTCTATCCAGGAACTGGCGGCGCATTTTGATTTGCTGGTCATCGATCATCCATGGGCAGGTTTTGCTGCAAAAACACAGTCCATCCTACCTTTGGATGAATACCTTTCCAAGGCTTATCTGGACGACCAGAAAGAAAATACAGTTGGGCAATCGTACGAGAGTTATGGTTACAACGGCCACCAATGGGCCCTGCCTATTGATGCTGCTACTCCGGTGGCTTCCAGCCGGCCCGATTTGCTGCAAAAGCATGGTTTTGAATTGCCGGTAACCTTTACCGATCTGATGAAAATAGCGGATAAGGGTTTGGTAGCCTTTGCCGGTATTCCAATTGATGTGCTGATGAATTTTTATACCTTTTGCTGCTCATTGGGTGAAGATCCATGTCAGCTGGAAGAATTGATGGTGTCCAGAGATACAGGGGTAAAAGCCCTGCAGATGTATCGTGAACTGGCCTCAAAAATTGACCCGGCCAATTTTGACAGGAACCCTATCAAAGTATATGAAGCTATGACTTTAAGTGACGACATTGCCTATTGTCCTTTCGCTTATGGTTACTCCAATTATTCCAGACCGGGCTATGCCACCGAAATGCTGCATTTTCATGATATGATTTCCTTAAATGGCGAAAGCAATTTGCGGAGTACGCTGGGCGGGACCGGTTTGGCAGTTTCCTCAGCTTCTGTGCACAAAGAAATGGCTGTAAAATATGCAGCTTATGTAGCCTCGCCTGCCTGTCAGCAAACTGTTTTTTTTGAAAATGGAGGGCAACCGGGGCATTTAAGCGCCTGGAAAGATGTAGCAGTAAACCAGCGGTCAGGTAATTTCTTCGCCAATACGCTGCCTGCTTTACAACGTGCTTTCCTTCGCCCACGTTATCACGGCAGCATGTTTTTTCAGGATCACGCCGGCGATATCGTACGCGATTACCTGATGAACGGGGGATCGGAATTGCAGGTGTTGGATAAGATGAATCGGTTATATGTGGAATCAAGAAATTTAATAACATCATGA
- a CDS encoding CaiB/BaiF CoA-transferase family protein — protein MSRPLEGILVLEFCQFLAGPSAGLKLADLGARVIKIERPVKGDACRQLAIKNLFVDEDSLLFHTINRNKESYAADLKNPADLKLLKKLIAKVDVMTHNFRPGVMEKIGLDYAAVQNINPQIVYAAVTGYGTEGPWATKPGQDLLVQAVSGLTQLSGSSADGPVPFGLSVTDIMCGNHLTQGIIAALIKRAKTNKSVLVELSLLESALDVQFEVLTTYLNDGGQLPQRSKINGSAHAYLSAPYGTYQTNDGYLALAMGNLSKISQLIGCDISEFYTHAGASFENRDELLLLLGQTFKTNSTGYWLNLLEPEDIWCAAVLNYQEATELEVFKNQRIMQQLKLDDGRTIATTRSPIGIDGQKLYADKAAPKIGADNEKINKEFDLI, from the coding sequence ATGAGCAGGCCATTGGAAGGGATATTGGTACTGGAATTTTGCCAGTTTCTGGCAGGCCCTTCGGCAGGTTTAAAGCTGGCCGACCTAGGTGCGCGTGTCATCAAAATAGAACGCCCCGTAAAAGGTGATGCTTGCAGGCAGCTGGCTATCAAAAACCTGTTTGTGGATGAGGATAGCTTGCTTTTTCATACCATCAACAGGAATAAGGAATCATATGCCGCAGACCTGAAAAATCCGGCAGACCTTAAATTATTGAAGAAATTGATTGCCAAAGTGGATGTGATGACGCATAATTTCCGACCTGGAGTAATGGAAAAGATAGGTTTGGATTACGCAGCGGTACAAAATATCAACCCGCAGATTGTTTATGCGGCGGTTACAGGCTACGGAACGGAAGGGCCATGGGCAACTAAGCCTGGTCAGGATTTGCTGGTGCAGGCCGTCTCGGGCTTAACACAGCTTTCGGGTAGCAGTGCAGACGGGCCGGTGCCTTTTGGCTTATCGGTCACAGATATCATGTGTGGCAACCACCTTACCCAAGGCATTATCGCGGCGCTGATAAAACGGGCAAAAACGAATAAAAGTGTGTTGGTGGAACTGAGCTTACTGGAATCAGCATTGGATGTGCAGTTTGAAGTACTCACTACCTATTTGAACGATGGCGGACAACTGCCCCAAAGAAGCAAGATAAATGGCAGTGCACATGCTTATTTGAGTGCACCATATGGAACCTACCAGACCAACGATGGTTACCTGGCCTTGGCAATGGGCAACCTGAGTAAAATAAGTCAGCTGATTGGCTGTGACATTTCTGAATTTTATACCCATGCAGGCGCCTCATTTGAAAACAGAGACGAGCTGTTGCTGTTGCTGGGCCAAACCTTTAAAACCAATAGCACTGGTTACTGGTTAAACTTGCTGGAACCGGAAGACATCTGGTGTGCCGCAGTATTGAATTATCAGGAAGCTACGGAGCTGGAAGTTTTTAAAAACCAACGGATCATGCAGCAATTGAAGCTGGATGATGGAAGGACGATAGCTACCACCCGAAGTCCGATAGGTATTGATGGACAGAAGCTGTACGCTGATAAAGCTGCACCAAAAATTGGGGCAGACAATGAAAAGATTAATAAAGAATTTGATTTAATATAG
- a CDS encoding CaiB/BaiF CoA-transferase family protein, giving the protein MKALEDYLVVDFSQFLSGPSASLRLADMGARVIKIERSGTGDICRTLYTSNVIMNGESSVFHAINRNKESFEVDLKNEADCKMVRELLKKADVMIHNFRPGVMERLGFDYPSVLRLNPGIIYAELSGYGVEGAGKGKPGQDLLLQSVTGLTWLTGNAGGPVAMGLSIVDMLAGSHLAQGILACLFRKIKNGAGALVQVSMIESAYDFQFETITTFMNDGGALPERTVQNNANAYLGAPYGIYQTADGYMALAMGSIPVLAGLLGCKVMEVFTDPAEAFDKRDEIKSILAAHLQTGSTASWLDILEPADIWCSDVLNWKQLMGHEGFKALNMLQEVSMTDGYQYQTTRCPIRIDGELLVSSKGSPKLGQDNESIINQFVTLKPGIHE; this is encoded by the coding sequence ATGAAAGCCCTGGAAGATTATTTAGTGGTAGATTTTAGCCAGTTTTTGTCGGGCCCCTCTGCAAGTTTGAGGTTGGCCGACATGGGCGCAAGGGTGATTAAAATAGAACGATCGGGCACCGGGGATATTTGTCGTACCCTGTATACTTCAAATGTGATCATGAACGGAGAGTCTTCCGTATTTCATGCTATAAACAGAAATAAGGAGAGTTTTGAGGTGGACCTTAAAAATGAGGCCGACTGCAAAATGGTGCGTGAACTGCTAAAAAAGGCAGATGTGATGATCCACAATTTTCGCCCTGGGGTGATGGAACGATTGGGCTTTGACTATCCTTCTGTACTCCGTTTGAATCCAGGTATTATATATGCCGAACTTTCTGGTTATGGGGTAGAAGGAGCAGGAAAGGGAAAGCCAGGGCAGGATTTGTTACTGCAGTCGGTAACCGGTTTGACCTGGTTAACCGGCAACGCCGGTGGCCCGGTGGCCATGGGTTTGTCTATTGTAGATATGCTGGCCGGCTCGCACCTTGCCCAGGGTATTTTAGCTTGCCTGTTTCGCAAAATAAAGAACGGAGCAGGTGCGTTGGTACAGGTAAGCATGATAGAGTCAGCTTATGATTTTCAGTTTGAAACCATCACAACTTTTATGAATGATGGTGGGGCGCTTCCGGAGCGTACTGTGCAAAATAATGCAAACGCTTATCTGGGCGCACCATACGGTATTTATCAGACAGCCGATGGTTATATGGCACTGGCAATGGGCTCTATACCAGTTCTTGCGGGATTATTAGGATGTAAAGTCATGGAAGTATTTACAGATCCGGCTGAAGCATTTGATAAACGGGATGAAATTAAAAGTATTCTTGCGGCACACCTGCAAACAGGAAGCACAGCGAGCTGGCTTGACATACTGGAACCGGCCGATATCTGGTGCTCGGATGTACTGAATTGGAAACAACTGATGGGGCATGAGGGCTTTAAAGCTTTAAACATGCTGCAGGAAGTGAGCATGACCGACGGTTATCAATATCAAACTACCCGCTGTCCGATACGTATTGATGGAGAATTGCTGGTTTCTTCCAAAGGTTCTCCTAAATTAGGGCAGGATAATGAAAGTATCATTAACCAGTTTGTAACCCTAAAGCCAGGTATTCATGAGTAA
- a CDS encoding extracellular solute-binding protein has translation MSKNEVFRIAVRKFGPFESAMQKVWDQYCLYSGCQLKAELVPLDLHELYESTLVKHGLKNGDWDIAHINTDWLYEGFTNGAFENLTPYIAEKPPFLFPQGWSNSLLTLQQFEEQIVGLPFHDGPECLIYRKDLFEDPLEQQEYLKLYGKALQVPQTWDDFKQVARFFNRPEQNLYGSVFACYPDGHNTVFDFCLQLWSRGGTLVDEKGKVCVNSVAAIEGLEFYRAMLKDQQAVHPGSVSFDSVRAGAAFARAEVAVMINWFGFAAVCDVDPASSVKGNVEVSTLPVSAGNKPASLNVYWLYTMGAGSQHKGIAYDFMCFALNETNDRLLTLEGGIGCRISTWKDQEVNRLVPYYHKLEQLHEGAKTLPQKSNWADIAALIDEMVLNVLNSDMPVSEIVNATQDKINLIDK, from the coding sequence ATGAGTAAAAATGAAGTTTTCAGAATCGCTGTCCGCAAATTCGGACCTTTCGAATCTGCCATGCAGAAAGTATGGGACCAGTATTGCCTTTATTCGGGCTGCCAGCTAAAGGCAGAATTGGTTCCTTTAGATTTGCATGAACTTTATGAAAGTACATTGGTAAAGCATGGATTAAAAAATGGCGACTGGGATATCGCCCATATCAATACCGATTGGTTGTATGAAGGATTTACCAATGGTGCTTTTGAAAATCTGACACCCTATATTGCCGAAAAGCCACCCTTCTTATTTCCACAAGGGTGGAGCAATTCATTATTGACTTTACAACAGTTTGAAGAACAAATAGTAGGCTTGCCTTTTCACGACGGACCAGAATGCCTGATTTACAGGAAAGACTTGTTTGAGGACCCTTTGGAGCAGCAGGAATACCTGAAACTTTATGGAAAAGCCCTGCAAGTACCACAAACCTGGGACGATTTTAAACAGGTGGCCCGGTTTTTTAACCGCCCGGAACAAAACCTGTATGGAAGTGTTTTTGCCTGCTATCCGGACGGGCACAACACGGTATTTGATTTTTGTTTGCAATTGTGGAGCAGAGGCGGAACACTGGTAGACGAAAAAGGCAAAGTTTGTGTGAATTCGGTTGCGGCAATTGAAGGGTTGGAATTTTATCGGGCGATGTTGAAAGATCAACAAGCGGTTCATCCGGGATCAGTGAGTTTTGATTCTGTACGGGCTGGTGCTGCGTTTGCCCGTGCCGAGGTTGCCGTGATGATCAATTGGTTTGGCTTTGCTGCTGTTTGCGATGTGGACCCCGCTTCATCAGTAAAAGGAAATGTAGAAGTCAGTACTTTACCTGTTTCTGCTGGCAATAAGCCTGCCTCTTTAAATGTATACTGGTTATATACCATGGGTGCAGGCAGTCAACATAAAGGAATAGCATACGATTTTATGTGCTTTGCACTAAATGAAACAAATGATAGGTTACTGACGCTGGAAGGGGGCATCGGTTGCCGGATTTCGACCTGGAAGGATCAGGAAGTAAACCGCCTGGTACCTTATTACCATAAATTGGAACAGCTGCATGAAGGAGCCAAAACACTTCCACAAAAAAGTAATTGGGCCGATATAGCAGCGCTGATTGATGAAATGGTATTGAACGTGCTGAATTCGGATATGCCGGTTAGCGAAATTGTAAACGCCACACAGGATAAGATTAATTTAATAGACAAGTAA